Proteins from a genomic interval of Rosa chinensis cultivar Old Blush chromosome 2, RchiOBHm-V2, whole genome shotgun sequence:
- the LOC112187806 gene encoding uncharacterized protein LOC112187806 yields the protein MAIGESHPQASTRPNPSPPMEVHCVKCDSCGFTEDCTPAYIARVRERYQGRWICGLCVEAVKDEALRSDRLISTEEALNRHISFCKNFRSSSKEKTEHPILAMGRVFRRSLDTPRALRSNSSSSLGGVERVGGPALVRSGSCFPALNS from the coding sequence ATGGCTATCGGCGAGTCTCATCCCCAAGCCTCCACCAGACCAAACCCTTCTCCTCCAATGGAAGTCCACTGCGTCAAATGCGACTCCTGCGGCTTCACAGAGGATTGCACCCCAGCGTACATCGCCCGCGTCCGTGAGCGCTACCAGGGACGGTGGATATGTGGGCTCTGCGTGGAGGCCGTGAAAGACGAGGCGCTCCGATCAGATAGGCTCATCTCCACCGAGGAGGCCCTGAACCGCCACATAAGCTTCTGCAAGAATTTCAGATCGTCTAGTAAGGAAAAAACAGAGCACCCTATTctggccatgggccgggttttCCGCCGGAGCTTGGATACTCCGAGGGCGCTCCGGTCCAATTCTAGCTCCTCTCTCGGTGGCGTTGAGAGGGTTGGTGGCCCTGCGCTGGTTAGGTCCGGCAGTTGCTTCCCTGCTCTCAATAGCTGA